ATACGGTTCCGGAGCAACATACGGATTCCCGCGGGTTTCCGAAGCTGCCCGGAAAGTCGAAGTGTGTCCGGACAGTGAACTGGTGACTAAAAGCCGTGAATTCATTCATGTGTTGGAAGATATCGTTCTTGGTTATGAAAAAACACCCCAAACCCTGTTGATCATTGATGACGACCCCGATATTGTGCTGATTCTTAAAATGACAATGGCACGGCTCTTTGATAAAATTGACGAAGCAGAGACTTTTGAAAAGGCCCAATTGCTTTTACAGCAGCAGGATTATTCCCTGATCCTTCTGGATTTGGTTTTGCCGGACCGTGACGGACGGGAAATTCTGGTGGATATGAGAAAGAGTCCCTATATGAAAAGGGTCCCCATTTTGGTGATGTCCGCCCTGACGGATTTCAAACATAAACAGGAATGTTATGCTTTGGGTGCAGATGGATTTATTCAAAAACCCTTTATGCCGGAAGAAGTCATCCTGACGGTCCAGACAACTCTTAATCAATATGAATCATCCCGGGAAACACCCCTTCCTGATAAAGCTGAAGCCCTCCATGAAAAGGAGTTGCAGTCTTTTTATCAAAAAACCCATGCCCTGATGCAGAGAACCCGCAACCATGCTACCCTGGTGAAGATAGCCGTGGATGATCTTCAGACTTTCCGGCTCCATTTCGGAAGGGATACAGAGGATAAAATTGTGACGAAAGCCCAAAATATTATCAATGATCATCTGAGAGATTCGGATTATCTTTTTCGTCATCATGACGGATCCTTTTCCATGATCCTTCCGAATACGAGTCTGGATGACGCTTCCCTGATTGTAGAGCGGATGCTTTTTTACATCCGCGAAAGCGGAAAGAAGGATGTCCAGTTCTTCATGTCCGCCGGCCTTGTGGATCTTGGGGATGTTAAAAGTTATGAAGAAGCCACAACAACCGTAAATGCCCTTTTGGTACAGGCACAGAATGAGGGAGGAAACCGTGTGGTGCTTCAGTCCAGATCTGAATCCCTTAAAAATAAAATCATGTTGGCTGAAGATGACCGGCTGATGGCAAACATCATCATTCACAATCTGAAAAAAGCCGGATTTGAAGTGGATTATTTCAGTGACGGTGCTTTGGCACTGGAAGGTGCTGAAGCCCAGGATTATTCCCTGATGATTACCGATATCAAAATGCCGGTAATCGATGGGTTTGAATTATTGCGCCGTGTCCGGATGCTGCCGGGAAAAACCCATACTCCGGTCCTGATTCTCACATCCATGGGAAATGAGGATGATATTGTCCGGGCCTTTGATTCAGGGGCTGATGATTACCTGTTGAAACCCTTTTCTCCCAAAGAACTGATCGCAAGGATTAACCGGATGCTTCGGGGACTTTCATGAAAATTTTGATCTGTGACGACGATCCGGATATGCAGTTTCTTCTCTCCTATATCCTGGAAGAAGCCGGTCACAAACCTGTCATTATTCCTGACAAGAAACGCCTTTTTGCCCGGTCTTCATCCGGCGTGGATTTGATACTCATGGATCTCCGGTTCGGAGAGGATGATGGCATGGATATCCTCACATCCTGGACCTATGAATGTCCGGTCATTTTGATAACCGGTGTGCAAAACCCCGATCTCAAGGGAAGGGAAAAGGCATTGGGAATTATCGATATCATCCGGAAACCTTTTGATCCTCTCGAATTGATGACATATTTCAAATCAATAAAACATTTATAATATGATTCGCTATTACTGGCACATATTCGTCACCATGTCCCGTCAGGACCAGATTCTTTTTATCCTGACACTATCCATACTGTTGCTTCTATTATTTGTAATTTTTCTGGCTTTTTCCACTTTTTATCTTCGGGCCAGGAACAACCGGAAATCCAGGAAATATTACCGGTTGGAGCGTGTGTGGGAACCGTTGTTGCTGGAAATTCTCAGTGAAGAACGGGCCCCTGAATCGATCCAATCCCATGTACATCCGGATGATGTATGGCAATTTTTGACGTATTTAAGCCGATACATAGCCCGTGTGGATGGTGAAGCCAGGCAACGGCTGATAGAAGCAGGCCGACCGTATGTGAAGAGAATTTTAAATAAACTGCACAGCTGGAAAGTAGAAAAACGGGCAGAAGTCATCAGCCTGCTTCAGCGGATGGATCCAGATCAGTACGACCGGGCTTTTAGAAAAGGATTGAATGACAGCTCTTTTTTGGTCAATATGGTCGCCGCCCGGGCTTTGGCCCGGAAAGGACACGTCGATAACGGTGAAGCTATTTTAAGGCATCTGGATCGTTTTAAAATATGGTCTGTGAATTTACTCTCTTCATTGATTGCACAGGTAGGGAACGGACTCGGTCCGGCCTTGAGGGCCCTGATGATTGACCGTGACGAACCGGACTGGCAAAGAACTGTAGCGATTGAAACACTCCACAAGCTGTACGATTTTAAGGCAGGGGATTATGCCCAGGTGATATGTACACCTGAAGAAAACAGGGAGGTGGTTGCTGCGTATCTCAGATTATTACGTGTGATAGGTGAAGAAAAACATATCCCCTATATAAAACAAGCCTGTGAGCGGGATGATCCCGTATTGCTGGCCCACGGTATCCGGATTCTGGTCCATCTTGAAAAAGAAAAATACCCGTCCTGCCTTTCCAAAGCCATGGACCATTCCTCCATCTGGGTAGTGATAAATGCTGCCTGGGGTTTAAAGGAAGCCGGCAAGCTGGATGTCCTGAGGCATTATGCCTATTCAGACCATCCCCGGGCAGAACTGGCCAGACAGGTTTTGACGGAGGTGTAAATGATAGATATACCCCGCCTGTTTCTGGATTTTTTCAACCATGTCGTCCTGGCCTACTTTTTTATTTTGAATACTGTATATCTCATTTTAAATAGTATTTCTTTTATCTCTCTTCGCAGATATGCCCGGAGTATGCGTGTTTTGCAGGTAGATGAACTGATCAATATCGCCGGGGCACTGCCTATTACCCTTATTGCTCCGGCATATAATGAAGGGTCTACCATCGTGGAATCCACTCGATCCCTGCTGGCTTTGAAATATCCCGATTTCGAGATTATTACTGTCAATGACGGCTCCAAGGATGATACTTTAAAACGTGTCATCGAAAATTTTGACATGATCCAGGTTTCAAGGGCACCGATTGCGTCCCTGAAAACTGCCGATGTAAAAGCGGTTTACAGAAGCCGGAAACATTATAATTTATGGCTGATTGACAAGGAAAACGGCGGGAAAGCAGATGCCCTCAACTGTGGTTTGAATTATGCCCGGACACCCCTCTATTGTGCCATGGATTCAGACAGTCTGCTTGAACGGGATTCTCTGACCCGGATTGTACGGCCCTTTTTGGAAAATAAGGATACCATTGCCGCCGGAGGCATTATCCGGATTGCCAATGGCTGTGACGTACGGGGAGGAGAGGTTAAAAATATTAAACTTCCGAAAAATCAACTGGCCCGTTTTCAGGTGATGGAATATTTAAGAGCTTTTCTGGCAGGACGTATGGGGTGGGATTCCCTGAATCTGACCTTTATTATTTCCGGTGCTTTCGG
This window of the Candidatus Neomarinimicrobiota bacterium genome carries:
- a CDS encoding glycosyltransferase translates to MIDIPRLFLDFFNHVVLAYFFILNTVYLILNSISFISLRRYARSMRVLQVDELINIAGALPITLIAPAYNEGSTIVESTRSLLALKYPDFEIITVNDGSKDDTLKRVIENFDMIQVSRAPIASLKTADVKAVYRSRKHYNLWLIDKENGGKADALNCGLNYARTPLYCAMDSDSLLERDSLTRIVRPFLENKDTIAAGGIIRIANGCDVRGGEVKNIKLPKNQLARFQVMEYLRAFLAGRMGWDSLNLTFIISGAFGIFKRGIAIAAGGYHTQTVGEDMELVVRLHRYCIEHKIPYHITFIPDPVAWTECPESMKVLGRQRDRWQRGLMEVLFRHKKMLMNPRYGRIGMLAYPYFFFLEMCGPLIEVPGYILFLISWMTGNLSTMYVSAFFILAFIFGVNLSIFAVGLEELTFKRYGRFRDLLNLFWLAVVENFGYRQLTTYWRARGTWSFFRKVKSWGAMERKGFQTIEADRNTKP